The following coding sequences lie in one Aquabacterium sp. A3 genomic window:
- the fabI gene encoding enoyl-ACP reductase FabI, whose product MGFLAGKRLLITGLLSNRSIAYGIAQACHREGAELAFSYVGERFKDRTTEFAKEFNSELIFDCDVGSDEQIAQMFADLAKVWPTFDGFVHSIGFAPREAIAGDFLDGLSREAFRVAHDISAYSFPAMAKAALPYLNPKSALLTLSYLGAERIVPAYNTMGLAKASLEASVRYTAASLGPRGIRVNGISAGPIKTLAASGIKGFSKILSVVEQNAPLRRNVTIEDVGNVAAFMLSDLAGGVTSEITYVDGGFSHVMGGLGDLSE is encoded by the coding sequence ATGGGTTTTCTTGCTGGCAAGCGCCTGCTCATCACCGGCCTGCTGTCCAACCGTTCGATCGCCTACGGCATCGCCCAGGCCTGCCACCGCGAAGGCGCTGAGCTGGCCTTCAGCTATGTGGGCGAGCGCTTCAAGGACCGCACCACCGAGTTTGCCAAAGAGTTCAACTCCGAGCTGATTTTCGATTGCGACGTGGGCAGCGACGAGCAAATCGCCCAGATGTTTGCCGACCTGGCGAAGGTGTGGCCCACGTTTGACGGATTCGTCCACTCGATCGGCTTTGCCCCCCGCGAGGCCATCGCAGGCGACTTCCTGGACGGGCTGTCGCGCGAAGCTTTTCGGGTGGCCCATGACATTTCGGCCTACAGCTTTCCGGCCATGGCCAAGGCAGCTCTGCCCTACCTGAACCCCAAATCCGCCCTGTTGACGCTGTCGTACCTGGGCGCTGAACGCATCGTGCCTGCCTACAACACCATGGGACTGGCCAAGGCATCGCTGGAGGCGTCGGTGCGCTACACCGCGGCCAGCCTGGGCCCCAGGGGCATCCGCGTCAATGGCATCTCGGCCGGGCCGATCAAGACACTGGCCGCCTCGGGCATCAAGGGTTTCAGCAAGATTCTGAGCGTGGTTGAACAAAATGCCCCACTGCGCCGCAACGTGACCATCGAAGACGTGGGCAATGTGGCCGCATTCATGCTGTCTGACCTGGCCGGCGGCGTGACCTCGGAGATCACCTATGTGGACGGCGGGTTCAGCCACGTGATGGGCGGCTTGGGCGACCTGAGCGAATGA
- a CDS encoding ribosome maturation factor RimP, which produces MSSWLNLIESTVTGLGFELVDCERSSQGLLRVYIDRLPDQAYDLPGDLVTVDDCEKVTRQLQYALETVDADYSRLEVSSPGVDRPLKTPAHFARFIGEQIEIALKHPFQGRKHYKGVLCASPDGTPEQIEAGQAWGLLLAPAQPKAPLSRTAAKKQAKAMAKGEAPVSEEVDQVMGFTLDEIREARLVPVVSFKGRRAAAQPAAGQVAVDEAEELGGQKK; this is translated from the coding sequence ATGTCGTCCTGGTTGAACCTGATCGAGAGCACCGTCACGGGGCTCGGTTTTGAACTGGTGGACTGCGAACGCAGTTCCCAGGGCTTGTTGCGCGTCTACATCGACCGCCTGCCTGATCAAGCCTACGACCTGCCGGGCGATCTGGTCACGGTGGACGACTGCGAAAAGGTGACCCGCCAGTTGCAGTATGCGCTCGAAACCGTCGATGCAGACTACAGCCGGCTGGAGGTGTCTTCGCCGGGCGTGGACCGCCCCTTGAAGACGCCGGCGCATTTCGCCCGATTCATCGGCGAGCAAATCGAGATTGCACTGAAGCATCCCTTCCAGGGGCGCAAGCACTACAAGGGTGTGTTGTGCGCGTCTCCTGATGGCACGCCAGAGCAGATTGAAGCGGGGCAGGCATGGGGTTTGTTGCTGGCGCCGGCGCAGCCCAAGGCGCCTTTGTCTCGCACTGCGGCCAAGAAGCAGGCCAAGGCGATGGCCAAAGGCGAAGCGCCGGTCAGCGAAGAGGTCGATCAGGTCATGGGTTTCACGCTCGATGAGATCCGCGAGGCACGCCTGGTGCCCGTCGTGAGCTTCAAAGGGCGCAGAGCTGCGGCGCAGCCCGCAGCAGGTCAGGTTGCCGTTGATGAGGCGGAAGAACTCGGAGGTCAGAAGAAATGA